A stretch of DNA from Candidatus Bathyarchaeota archaeon:
TTGTTACTGAGTTGTTGGTTGTTTCAATTTTTACTTCTGTTTTTAGTAACGAGTTGAAGGTTCCAGTGGTTATCCCTGCGAGATAAATGCTCCATTTTGGTCCGAGGTCATGGCGGAAATGGAGGATTTCTTTGTCAGGTTTGATGTGGTGGTCGCATTCAAACCATCCTGCAAACTCAGATAACAGTTTTTCAACAATACAAACAATGAAGCTGTAAGTAGGGGGAACACCCATGGTGCGCAAAAGGTCTTTGACGATGTTTGCTCCTGCTTTTTTTCCCTGTTCAGTTATTTTTTCATCAGGGCAACATTCTAGTATTCCCATGAATCCTTGGCGGGTCATGGTTATTGCCCCGTAACGTAGCATGTATCTTAGGTAAGCGTACTGTTGTAAAAGCCTGTTTAGAAGAGAGTTAACGCTTACTCCTTGTTTTTGTGCTTCTTCATTTAATACGTTGAGCCATTGTTCGTCTATTCTGAATGATCTGCCCACTGTTTTGCGGTTTTTGTTAAACAAATGCAAGATCCCTCATTAACCAAATCAGTTACAGTGTAATACTATTTAACCATTTTTAACCAAATGTGAGTAAGTTGCGCACGTCAATGTTATATTATTCAATATTGAATATGCAATAACATGATAAACACTTTTAAGGAAAAAAAATACATCAAAATTTTATTTGTAGACAATGATGTTGATTTTCTTAAAAGTGCACAACAATGTTTAGAACTCCATGGAAATTATGAAATTACTTGTGCATTCTCAGTGGCACAAGCCCTTGAAATAGTTACAAAAAAAGAAATTGACATAATAATCAGCGACATGAACATGCCCATAACAGATGGTATTGAGTTCCTGAAAACCCTTAGAAAAAACAACAACAATATCCCGTTTATAGTATTCACAGCGACCGAGGATAAACAAAAACCCATAGAAGCCTTTAGTTCAGGAGCCAACGGATTCATAGGAAAAACAGGCAACCCTGAGATTATCTTTTCTACTTTAAACCGTTGCATAGAAAAATCGTTACAAGCTACAACTACAGGCGTCGTGTGATTACAGTTTATTGTTTAGTTAAGGCTTAAAAGCAGGAAAATGAAAGAGAATTTTGTATACAACTGAAGTTAACGTAACAGCCCATACAAAATAAACATCGACGTTGGGTTGGAGATCGATTTAATTGAAAGGAAACTTGAAAACTGTTTTAGCAGGCAAACTTGACCCTGAAGAGCTGCAAAAACTGTACAAAAGCTACGATTTGATTGGAGAAATTGCAGTTATACGTGTGCCTGAAGAATTAACAAGTTATGCTGATCTTATCGCCAAA
This window harbors:
- a CDS encoding response regulator, with translation MINTFKEKKYIKILFVDNDVDFLKSAQQCLELHGNYEITCAFSVAQALEIVTKKEIDIIISDMNMPITDGIEFLKTLRKNNNNIPFIVFTATEDKQKPIEAFSSGANGFIGKTGNPEIIFSTLNRCIEKSLQATTTGVV